The DNA region ATGAACGAGGCCATAGCCGCCTACGAGGACGCGGGCTTCGCCATCACCGGCATGTATCCGGTCACGCGCGAGAAGACCACGGGGCGGGTCGTCGAGTTCGACTGCGTGATGGCACGGGCGGCGGCGGCCCCGTCGCGTCAGGGCTGAGCACTCGGCCCGGGGCACGGCGGCAGGGAAACGTCCGGCAACGGAGCGCTGCCCGGCGGGAGTTGAACGGCACGGTCCGGGGGCGCATGCCTGCCCGGGTTCTCGACTACCGCCGTGCAGCGGCTGATTGAGGCCCCGCCCGCTCAAGGCCCCGCCCGCTCAACTCCTCGGCCGCGGCTGCCCGTTACCGATCCGCGGCTACCGAGGGCGACCGACCGACCACGGAACGGGGTTCCAAAAGACGGATATGTCCCGTTCACCTTGGCTTTACAGCACGCGGGTAGACAGACAAACAAGACGTAATCCTCTCGAAAGGTTGCAGTGCGTACCACGTCGCCCACAGTCAGCCAGCCGCCGGTCAAGGTGAGCGTCGTCGTCCCGACTCACAACACAGGCAAGACAGTTCTCACCGGACTGCGTTCCTTCCTCACGCAGACCATGCCCCGCTCCGACTTCGAGGTCGTCTACGTCGACGACGGCTCCAGCGACGACACGGTCGCGATCCTGGAGGACGAACTCGCCCGCCGCGGCGCCGAGTCGACGGTCCGGATCATTCGCATCGCCAACTCCGGATGGCCGGGCAGGCCCCGCAACGTCGGCATGGACGCCGCCCGTGGCGAGTTCGTCCACTTCGTCGACGACGACGACTGGCTCGCCCCCGAGGCCCTTGAACGTACGTACGCACGCGCCCGGGAGACCGGCGCCGACATCGTCATAGGACGCATGGCCGGACATGGACGCCGTGCCCCGAGGGCCCTCTTCGAGAAGCCGCTCACGGCGGCCGACCTGCGCACCGACAACGCGCTGCTGACGTCGATGACCGTACACAAGCTCTTCCGCCGCTCCTTCCTCCAGGACCACGGGCTGCGCTTCGCCGAGGGACCGGTGCGGCTGGAGGACCACATGTTCACGCTGCGGGCCTATCTGCTCACCGACCGCGTCGCGACCGTGCACGACTACACCTGCTACCACTGGGTGCGGCACAGCGGCGACGCGCACAACAACATCAGCTACGGGACGATCGATCCCGGGCCCTATATCGACAGCGTCCGCAAGGTACTGGCGATCCTCGACGCACCGGACACCCGCGTCGGCTCCCCCAGCCGCCGCCACCGTCTGGGCGCCAACTGGTACGGCAAGAAGGCCCTCGCGCGCCTCAGCGGAGAGCGCTACCTCGCACAGTCCGAGGAGCGGAGGACCCAGTGGTTCGAGGCGGTCGGAGCGCTCGCCGCCGAACTGCCCCCGGAGGCCGACGCGGCGCTGCCCACGCGGCTGCGGATCGTCGCGGCCCTCGCCCGCCACCACGACCGCGCGCCGCTCGACGAGTACGCGAAGTTCGAGGCCGGAGTGGATCACCGGCCGCATGTCCGCACCGCCAAGTGGGACGACGGGCGGCTCACCGTCGACTGCGTCACCCGGCTCGTACGCAAGAGGGGAAAGGGCACCGGCTCCGCACCGCTGGTCTTCTCACGCGTCCGGGACCGCTATCGGCTGCGGCTCGCTCCCTACGCACCGGCCGTCGCCGCCGTGCCACAGGCCGTCGAGGCGGCCGACTTCACCGGCGCGATCCGGCGCAGCAACGTCCGCGTCCTGCTGCGCCACCGCGAAGGAGGGACGGTGCTGAGCGTGCCCCTCGACCACCGCGTGACAGAGGAGCCGCTCGGCGCCGGTACGAATGCGACCACCGCGCCGAAAGCGCCCACCGGGGAGGCCGACGCGGCAAAGACGACCGGGGCGGCAGGGGCGGCAGGGAGCGTTCCCGGGCTCTTCCGCTTGCGGCTGGGCCTGCCGTGGTGGCCCGCGGGATGGGGCCGCGCCGCCCGCGCCGCACGTACGGCCCGTACCTCACGATCGGCGTCCCGAGTGCCGGGCGCCCGCCCCGACATGGACGAGTGCGCCCTGCGCTTCGAGACGGAGTTCACCATCGACCCCGCCTCGGCCGACAACGGCCGCCCCCTCGCCCCGGGCACCTGGGACCTCCAGCTCCAACTGGGCTGCGGTGGCTGGCGCACGGCCCGCACCCTGCGCGGCTACTCCATCGACGTACCGGACCCCGAGATAGCGCGGTCCGGCAGGACCGCGGACCACCAGGCGACCGCCGGCAGCACGTCCCGGCACCCGGACCCGAAGCGCCGAAAGCGCCCCGCCCTCCAGCCGTCGGCCCGCTGACGGCGCCCGGCACGGCCCGCGACGGGGTTTCATGTGCCGACTCCGCGCTCCCTGACCGACGTCGCGAACTCCCGCCTGAGTTCCGGCACTTCGACCGCACATCGACCGCACTCCGACCGCACTTCGCCTCGCCGACGGTCCTCGTCCGACGACAATTCGAGCCTGTCCGCCGAAATACATCAACGCGCTCGCCGCCGGCCACATCGGACCGCTGAGCCGCCGCACGACAGGCGCCGTGCCGGCCGCCAGACGCCGAAAAACCCAGGCCGGCGAAAAGCTGACCTGGGCTTCGGAGGTAGGCCGTGAGGGACTCGAACCCTCAACCAATGGATTAAAAGTCCACTGCTCTGCCAATTGAGCTAACGGCCCGCCCCCGCAGCATAGCCCGGCGGGTCGCCGGGCTTCGAAGGCATTGGCCTTCGTGCTGGGGAGGTGTCAGCGGATTGTCAGCAGCGTGCGGATCACGGCCCCGGACGCGGGCGCGGGTCCCCGTGCGGACCCGGCGTCAGCCGTTGCGCTTCCAACGCGGCTTGTCCGTACGGCGGTCGAACGACCGGCCGCCGCCACGGTGATCGTCGCGGCGTCCGTATGGGCGGCGGTCGTCGTGCGTGCGGGCGTCCCGGCCGTATGAGGACGAGGGGCGGCGGTCGTCCCGGCGGAAGCCGCCACGGTCGCTGTCGCGGCGCTCGCGGTTGTACGACGGACGGCCCTCGCGGCGGTCGCCACGCGGGCGGTCGCGGTCCCGGCCGTATGCGGTACGGCCGCCGTCACGCCGGTCGCGGTCGCCGCCGCGGTCGTCGCGCTTGCCCTCGCGGCGCTGATCGCGCGGCTCACGCTGCTCGCGCGCCTCACGGTCGCGCTGCTCACGCTCCTCGCGGCGCTGTTCCCGGCGCAGTTCGCGCTGGACCTCCGCCTCGACCTCGGCGGTCAGGGCAGCGGACGCCTCGGCGACGGCGGCCTCCGGGTCGTCGCCGCGCTCCCGCGCCGCACGTGCCGTCAACCGCTCGGCCTCCTCGCGGAGTTCGGCCGCGCGGCGCTGTGCGCGCTCAAGCTGCCTGCTGAGCTTGGCGGCCTCGCGCTCGGCCTGCTTGGCGGCGTTGGCGGTCGCCTCGGCCTGCACCTCGGTCAGCGAACGCGCACCGGTGATCCGGGTCACTTCCTCGTCGAAGACGTCGCCCCTCCCGATGATGTGCCGCGAGGCGTCGACGCCCGCGTCCTCCATCAGCCGGAAGATCTGCCGCCGCTGGTGCGGCAGCGCCAGCGAGACGACCGTGCCGGACATACCGGCCCGCGCGGTGCGCCCGGAGCGGTGCAGATAGTCCTTGTGGTCGCCGGCGGGGTCGACGTTCAGCACGAGGTCGATGTTGTCGACGTGGATGCCGCGTGCCGCGACGTCCGTGGCGACCAGCACATTGACCTTGCCGTCCTTGAAGTCCGCCATCGTGCGGGTGCGTGCGCCCTGCGTCATGCCCCCGTGCAGCGCCTCCGCGCCGACGCCGCCCTCACGCAACTGCTCGGCGACGCGGTCGGCTCCGAGCTGCGTACGTACGAAGATGATCGTGCGGCCCTTGCGGGAGGCGATCGCGCTGGTGACAGGGGCCTTATCGCGCGGCTTCACCACCAGCACGTGGTGGCTCATCGTCGTGACCGCGCCCTGTGCGGCGTCGACCTCGTGCACGACCGGCGTGACGAGGTAGCGGCGTACGAGGGTGTCGATCTCCTTCTCCATCGTCGCGGAGAAGAGCATCCGCTGGCCGCCCTCGGGCAGTTGGTCCATCAGCTCGGTGACCTCGGGCATGAAGCCCAGGTCGGACATCTGGTCGGCCTCGTCGAGCACCGCGGTCTCCACGTCCTCCAGGGAGCAGGAGCCGCGCCCGATCAGGTCGCGCAGACGCCCGGGGGTGGCCACGAGGATGTCGACGCCGCGCTCCAGCGCGGTGATCTGGTTCTGCATGGACGTACCACCGCAGACGACCTTCAGCTTCAGGCCGAGTACGTCGCCGTACGGCTGGAGCGCGTCGGAGACCTGCATGGCCAGCTCACGCGTGGGCGTGAGGATGACGCCACGGGGACGCTTGCGCTCGGTGCGCGCGCCCGCGAGGCCCGTGAGCAGCGGAAGCCCGAACGAGAGCGTCTTGCCGGAGCCCGTACGGCCGCGCCCGAGGATGTCCTTGCCCTTCAGCGCGTCCGGGATGGTCGCGGCCTGGATGGGGAAGGGGATGGTGACGCCGTTCTGCGCGAGCTTGCGCACCACGGGCTCGGGAAGCCCGAGATCGGCGAACGTGACGGTGTCCTCGTCTTCAGGCAGGACAGCGTCGATTGAGGCAACAGACATGCGAAGTGCGAACCTTCCGGAGTTCAGCAGCACGCGCCCAGACTCCGTGAATTCGCAAAAGACCGCCTCTATGCGGTCAGCCACGGCTGAGAGAAACGCGCCACGCGGCGCGCTCTGCAAGGGCGCCGGGCAAATGGGATCAAACGATCAACCAGCATACGCACCCTGTGCTGCGCCGCGCAAATGAGATCACGAGACGTATCGGGGCCCCCTGCGCGGGGCTATCGCCTGGTGGGCGGCACGGGCATCGCCGTCGAGGTGCCGGACGCGCTGGGAGTGGGCTTCGGCACACTCGGCACGGGCGGTACGGATACGGAGGGTACCGGTGGACGGGGCCGCGGCGGGCGGTGAGGACGCGTGCCGGGAAGAGTGCCCTTGCCGTCGGGAAGCGCGGGAGTGCGAACCCCCGAACCGTCACGGCCGGAGCCCTGATCGGAGCCGCCGCGTCCCGAACTGCCGTGCCCCGTACGGGAGTCGGGGCCCTGCCCTCGGGTGCGGTCCGCCGTGCGGCCGTGCTTCTCGCGCGTCCCGGCCTGCCCTCGGCCGTGTCCGCCGTGCCGGTGCCCGTGTTCGCCGTGCCGCCGGACGCTGCTGCCGAGACCGCCTTCCGGCACCTCGGCGCCCGTTCCCGTGTAGGACGCGCCTCCGCCACGGGCGCGGCCGTCGTCGCCCGCGTCGTGGCCCCGTACCTTCATGCATCCGGGGAGCACCGCGAGCACCAGTGCGCCCGCCATCGCGCGGGCCGCCGCGCGTGCGACCGTACGGGCGGCGGGTGCCCCGACTCCCTTACGTACGGGCCGAGTCGGGCCGGAACGGTCCGCGGGGCCGGGTGGTTCCTCAGTGGCCGGTGAGCCCGGCGAGCCGGGGGAACGGGACGGACACACGTAGGACCTCCAGGGCGCGGAATCCTGCCGATCGGGCAAGGCCCCCTGCTCAACTGCCGCCCCACGGCGCAGGTCACGCGCCCCGTCAGCCCAACACGCCCCGCGCGAGGGCGAGTCCGGCGAAGGCCGCGCCCAGCCCGATCACCAACGACGCGGCGACGTTCGCCAACGCCAGTACCCCGCACCCGCGTTCGGCCAGCCGGAGCGTCTCGTAGGAGAACGTCGAATAAGTCGTCAGCGCCCCGCACAGCCCCGTACCCAGAAGCGACATCACCATCGGGCCTGCCGCTCCGGAATCCGCCGCGCCCGTCAGCACGCCCAGCATCAGGCAGCCCACGGCGTTGACCGTGAACGTCCCCCAGGGGAACAGCGATTCATGACGGGACTGCACCGCACGGTCCGTCAGATAGCGCAGCGGCGCACCGATCATGCCGCCCACCGCGATCAGCACCCACGTCACAGGCGGACCACCACCGCACGCGTGGCCGCCGCTCCCGCCCACACCGCCGCGAGCGCGCCCAGCAGCGTGGCCAGGACATACGCGGCGCCCGTGAGGGCCGCGCCGTCGCCCGCCCTCAGCAGCCGGGCCGCGTCGGCCGCGTATGTGGAGAAGGTCGTGAAGCCGCCCAGTACGCCGACGCCGAGGAACGGACGCAGCAGCGCGGGCGCACGCGCGTCCCGGCCGCCCTCGCCGATGAGCACCATCAGCACCCCGATCAGGGCGCAGCCCGAGACGTTGACGGCGAAGATCCCCCAGGGGAAGCCCGCCGCCCCACGGCCGGGAAGCCACAGCTCCAGCGCATGACGTGCGACGGCCCCCAGCGCGCCCCCGGCGGCGACGGCGCCGACCACCACCAAGCCGTGCCGCCCGGCGGTCTCCGCCCGCTGCCCCGGTACATGGAGATCGACGTCGGGGTCGACTGCCTCCTCGCCGGTCGAAGGCACGCCGTGGCCGGGCGGAACGCCGTGGCCGGGCGCCCCCGGGCCTCCCGACCGCTCCGTACGGCCCGGCCACCGGCCGCCCTCGCCGCGGCCCCAGCTCAAGCCCGCCCTCACGCGTACCCCAGCTCGTGCAGCCGGTCGTCGTCGATGCCGAAGTGGTGGGCGATCTCGTGCACCACGGTCACCTCGACCTCCGTGACGACGCCCTCACGGCCGCCGTCCTCCCCGTCCACCATGCGCAGCGTCGGACCCCGGTAGATCGTGATGCGGTCCGGGAGCACGCCCGCGTACCACTCGCCCCGCTCCGTCAGCGGCGTCCCCTCGTAGAGGCCGAGCAGCTCCGGGTCGTCGGCGGGCGGCTCGTCCTCGACGAAGACCGCGACGTTGTCCATCAGCCGCGTCAGCTCCGGCGGAATACGGTCGAGCGCCTCGGCCACCAGCTCCTCGAAGTCCTCGCGCGTCATCTCCAGCACCCGGCCATTGTCGGCCAACGGCCGCGGCCCGCGCACAGCCGGTCCCCAGCGTGACCCGCTCACTCCGTGCGGTCCCGCATACGTACCCGCCCGT from Streptomyces marispadix includes:
- the crcB gene encoding fluoride efflux transporter CrcB, with the protein product MTWVLIAVGGMIGAPLRYLTDRAVQSRHESLFPWGTFTVNAVGCLMLGVLTGAADSGAAGPMVMSLLGTGLCGALTTYSTFSYETLRLAERGCGVLALANVAASLVIGLGAAFAGLALARGVLG
- a CDS encoding DEAD/DEAH box helicase gives rise to the protein MSVASIDAVLPEDEDTVTFADLGLPEPVVRKLAQNGVTIPFPIQAATIPDALKGKDILGRGRTGSGKTLSFGLPLLTGLAGARTERKRPRGVILTPTRELAMQVSDALQPYGDVLGLKLKVVCGGTSMQNQITALERGVDILVATPGRLRDLIGRGSCSLEDVETAVLDEADQMSDLGFMPEVTELMDQLPEGGQRMLFSATMEKEIDTLVRRYLVTPVVHEVDAAQGAVTTMSHHVLVVKPRDKAPVTSAIASRKGRTIIFVRTQLGADRVAEQLREGGVGAEALHGGMTQGARTRTMADFKDGKVNVLVATDVAARGIHVDNIDLVLNVDPAGDHKDYLHRSGRTARAGMSGTVVSLALPHQRRQIFRLMEDAGVDASRHIIGRGDVFDEEVTRITGARSLTEVQAEATANAAKQAEREAAKLSRQLERAQRRAAELREEAERLTARAARERGDDPEAAVAEASAALTAEVEAEVQRELRREQRREEREQRDREAREQREPRDQRREGKRDDRGGDRDRRDGGRTAYGRDRDRPRGDRREGRPSYNRERRDSDRGGFRRDDRRPSSSYGRDARTHDDRRPYGRRDDHRGGGRSFDRRTDKPRWKRNG
- a CDS encoding metallopeptidase family protein, which gives rise to MLEMTREDFEELVAEALDRIPPELTRLMDNVAVFVEDEPPADDPELLGLYEGTPLTERGEWYAGVLPDRITIYRGPTLRMVDGEDGGREGVVTEVEVTVVHEIAHHFGIDDDRLHELGYA
- a CDS encoding fluoride efflux transporter FluC translates to MPSTGEEAVDPDVDLHVPGQRAETAGRHGLVVVGAVAAGGALGAVARHALELWLPGRGAAGFPWGIFAVNVSGCALIGVLMVLIGEGGRDARAPALLRPFLGVGVLGGFTTFSTYAADAARLLRAGDGAALTGAAYVLATLLGALAAVWAGAAATRAVVVRL
- a CDS encoding glycosyltransferase family 2 protein, which translates into the protein MRTTSPTVSQPPVKVSVVVPTHNTGKTVLTGLRSFLTQTMPRSDFEVVYVDDGSSDDTVAILEDELARRGAESTVRIIRIANSGWPGRPRNVGMDAARGEFVHFVDDDDWLAPEALERTYARARETGADIVIGRMAGHGRRAPRALFEKPLTAADLRTDNALLTSMTVHKLFRRSFLQDHGLRFAEGPVRLEDHMFTLRAYLLTDRVATVHDYTCYHWVRHSGDAHNNISYGTIDPGPYIDSVRKVLAILDAPDTRVGSPSRRHRLGANWYGKKALARLSGERYLAQSEERRTQWFEAVGALAAELPPEADAALPTRLRIVAALARHHDRAPLDEYAKFEAGVDHRPHVRTAKWDDGRLTVDCVTRLVRKRGKGTGSAPLVFSRVRDRYRLRLAPYAPAVAAVPQAVEAADFTGAIRRSNVRVLLRHREGGTVLSVPLDHRVTEEPLGAGTNATTAPKAPTGEADAAKTTGAAGAAGSVPGLFRLRLGLPWWPAGWGRAARAARTARTSRSASRVPGARPDMDECALRFETEFTIDPASADNGRPLAPGTWDLQLQLGCGGWRTARTLRGYSIDVPDPEIARSGRTADHQATAGSTSRHPDPKRRKRPALQPSAR